In Sordaria macrospora chromosome 3, complete sequence, a single genomic region encodes these proteins:
- a CDS encoding mitochondrial 54S ribosomal protein uL29m — translation MASPAALRPSMGAIMQTCRSAAAAPKVAVAVPVRALSTSAALLKRHKYPTARVTRDNSKKRGESALHKSGTRWKLSVSDEPLPEPVPRDELPPIQVDENHGLWDFFYDRETVAMAPIEHAKHGRAWTVSELRKKSWDDLHKLWWVCVKERNRIATANWERTKSELGFGMAEANERDRYVKQTMRGIKHVLTERFYAWEDAVKLAEQDPEIDLSDPERPYKPSSFLEAEETTEPTEATEATSEAQTTTTQADIFTIPSAKSQAEAPRV, via the exons ATGGCCTCACCAGCCGCCCTCCGGCCCTCCATGGGCGCCATTATGCAGACCTGCCGCTCGGCCGCAGCAGCACCCAaggtcgccgtcgccgtcccGGTCAGAGCGCTTTCGacctccgccgccctcctcaagcGCCACAAATACCCGACCGCCCGCGTGACCCGCGACAACTCCAAAAAGCGTGGCGAGTCTGCGCTGCACAAGTCTGGCACGCGCTGGAAGCTCTCTGTCTCCGACGAACCTCTCCCCGAGCCCGTTCCCCGCGACGAGCTGCCCCCGATCCAAGTCGACGAGAACCACGGCCTCTGGGACTTCTTCTACGACCGTGAGACCGTCGCCATGGCGCCCATCGAGCACGCCAAGCACGGCCGCGCCTGGACCGTTTCCGAGCTGCGCAAGAAGTCGTGGGACGACCTGCACAAGCTGTGGTGGGTGTGCGTCAAAGAGCGCAACCGCATTGCGACGGCGAACTGGGAACGCACGAAGAGCGAGTTGGGTTTCGGTATGGCCGAGGCCAACGAGCGTGATCGTTAT GTCAAGCAAACGATGCGCGGAATCAAGCATGTGCTCACCGAGCGCTTCTATGCTTGGGAGGATGCGGTGAAGTTGGCCGAGCAGGACCCGGAGATCGACCTGTCCGACCCCGAGAGGCCCTACAAGCCTAGCTCATTCCTGGAGGCGGAAGAGACGACGGAGCCTACCGAGGCCACCGAGGCCACCAGCGAGGCGCAAACTACTACCACACAAGCCGACATTTTCACAATACCATCAGCGAAGTCCCAGGCCGAAGCTCCCAGGGTATGA